A part of Ziziphus jujuba cultivar Dongzao chromosome 8, ASM3175591v1 genomic DNA contains:
- the LOC107413763 gene encoding uncharacterized protein At2g39920 produces the protein MSAYGHQMEREYSAQSLSSRGGSDRESHYVVETGFYMTSFAATIFIAALVTIGVLFITLLIALTVMLQSCQSRSAGLIESQKSDYDYNKCKIFVMHAELNNLESGHIPIVCRVPTVLYIKQGQYARDLNSTMSVVENFFSNVSPLNDGLDVVLMDVDDILSSNPHNDNILLKRYDQYGCSNCIEEVKHLKEMLIHNIYKKLHDRSWTLVLFSRRAERQKNATIEHLVSSGYRDWSSLIMRSEDEMHMDSCEYLSRRKAALLKEGFRLRGTISSRLDALTGSYSREHIFKVPNPLYYNFEDQKENADKTS, from the exons ATAGAGAAAGCCATTATGTGGTAGAGACGGGGTTCTACATGACATCATTTGCTGCCACAATTTTCATTGCTGCTCTTGTAACTATTGgggttttatttattactttgcTGATTGCACTTACTGTAATGCTGCAATCTTGTCAAAGTAGGAGTGCAGGACTTATTGAGAGTCAGAAATCAGATTATGACTACAATAAATGCAAGATCTTTGTTATGCATGCGGAGCTCAACAACTTGGAATCTGGTCACATCCCTATAGTTTGCAGGGTCCCCACTGTCCTGTATATCAAACAAGGCCAATATGCAAGAGATTTAAACTCTACCATGTCGGTGGTAGAGAACTTTTTCAGCAATGTTAGCCCTCTAAATGATGGTCTTGATGTGGTGTTGATGGATGTAGATGATATTCTTTCTTCAAACCCTCACAATGATAATATATTGCTAAAAAG ATATGATCAGTATGGTTGTAGTAATTGTATTGAAGAGGTAAAGCATCTCAAAGAAATGCTTATTCATAACATCTACAAAAAACTTCACGATAGAAGCTGGACTTTAGTTTTGTTTTCAAGAAGGGCTGAGAGACAAAAGAATGCCACCATAGAGCACCTTGTTTCTTCAGGATACAGAGATTGGTCTTCATTGATAATGAG ATCAGAAGACGAAATGCATATGGATAGCTGTGAATACCTTTCTAGACGAAAGGCGGCATTGCTTAAAGAAGGTTTTCGGTTAAGGGGCACGATAAGCAGTCGCTTGGATGCTTTAACAGGCTCCTATTCAAGAGAGCACATTTTTAAGGTTCCAAATCCattatattacaattttgaGGATCAAAAGGAGAATGCAGATAAAACATCATAG